GGCATGCCTTTTCTTTAAGGCAATTTATGGAAAATGGGTCTTTTGATTGACCAGCGATGGTAAGCATACCAAGCACCTAAAATTGCAAGAGCAAGTCCCCAAATAATAGAGCCCGGAAAGTTCACAAATGGATAAGGTTTTTGTGGAGGCGGGCCCCAACGGTCACCTGTTGGCCATATAATGAGCCAAGGAGCTCCTTGGATATTATCTTCTGGAATAAAGCCAAACACACGGCTATCGGCGCTCATGGCATGATTATCACCTAAACCTAGGTAAGATTTAGCCGGGAGTGTCACACCAAAGGTGCGAATAAAATCTACATCAACTTTTCCATCTTTTAAAGGTGGACCGTGGTCTTTAAAGGCAACATAGGGTAGCCTTTCACTGGATGTTTCTTCGCGATGTTTTTCTCTTTCATTAAATTTTTGAAGGATCGGATCATCCTTCTTAAAAAGCGGGGCTCCCATAACATACAAATCTCCATTACGGAAGTAAGCATACCGATTGGGAAAATCAGGCTGATTTTTAGATAGTGGGCCATAATTTGTCGCCATTTCAATTCCTAGATTGAACAGCTTTTGAATATTGGCTGAACTTCTGTCGTAAAGGGGGGAATTTTCCGGTAATGGCGATGTAATGCCTCCAAATCCAACTTGAAGTCCTTTCCCGTAATAAAATTCGTAGGTACCATCTGGAATACCTGAAAAAGATGGGCTTACAGGTGTATTATGGGGCTGTCCCAAACGTCTTCCACGTCCGTCTTTGACGATAAAGCGTGCCGTGTAAAGATTTTCCATCAACGTATTCAGATGCTGTTCATCTAAAGGGATGAGGGTCGTTTGAACGTTTAACAAAAGATGCACGGGGGTTTGAGGCGAAAATTGCCTTGCTGGTGGCGGTGTTAAGGAAGGCGTGTGTCTGAGTTCAAGATAGAGAATACCTTCACCGATGTCATTAGGATCAATTGTCGTCAGTTTTTTAACCTCATCTTTGGTTAGAAGACGAGCTTTTGCAAAGTTACGAATCCCAAAAAAGTCGCTGTAGGTTTCGAGTTGATGGTGTTCTTGCTTTTGTGCTAAGGGCTGATCTTTAATCCATTCTTTTCCATTAAAGATGTCCCCTCGGATGGCGCCTGTACTAGAGAGTGAAATACGGCCGAGAGGTTGATTCATGAGAGAAAACACTATCTGGTTTGGAGCCGCAACTTTTACTTCTCCCTCTAAACGTAGAAAGGGAATGTGCTCCAAGTGTTCCATCCAAGGGGCATTCAGAAGGTCTTCATCAAGCTTGCCATTTTGGTCGACAAGATAAATTTTGCCGCCATAAAAGTACAGCGAGTCACCGGGTTTTCCAATCATTCGTTTGATATAGCGTTTTTTATAGGGAAAAATGCCAAAATAAGTCGTCTCAGTGTCTGTGATGGGCATATTATCGGGTGCAAAAATAAAGATGCTAGAGCGTTGCACAAGTTGTGGATCAAAAAGAAAATGAGCGGACTGTAAGGGGACGTTAATTCCAAAGGCTGTTTTTGAGACAGTGACGTGATCCTGTTCTTTAAAAGTGGGGCGCATGGATCCGGTGGGAATTTCAAATGGCTCAAACCAAACTTGTCGAATAAGCGTAGCTGCAAGTAGAGCAAATACCAAAGCTAGTACAAATTCGGTTCCGTAATTCAGCCAATTTTTTTTAAAATGAGAATCACAAAAGTTTTCAAGTTTACGCGCATAGAGGTCGGCTTCTTGACGATCTCGATTAAGTAAAGCTTGGTCGAGTTTTTGGAGATCACTCTCAAATTGTGTAAATTGATTAAGGGGAAGGGTTTTACCTTTACTCTTATACCAGGCATAAGCTTGTTTCATGATATGCCGGGATTTGTGTAATGAAAATGTTGAGTTGAAAAAATGCATACGGTCGTACCGGGTTGATTGTGATAAGTGCTCAAGTATAACTTTTATAAAACCATTTTGCAATCAGATTGCAGGGGTTAAATAGTTCGCCTTTTGTTCGTTAAAATTGCTAAAAAATTGTAAATAAGGGGAGTTTTTTGTGGGAAGTTTGTAAGTGGATTGATGATGAAAATAAAAATATGCGATTTAGCTTCAGTTAAATTGCAGGAATTTTTTTAGAAATAAGGTTTTGATGTAAACTTAAGTATTTAATACTCAGCTTCTTGTATTGTGTGAATCCAAAACAAAAATGACAGGCTTTAAATAAATAAGACCTGTCATCTAAATGTTGATAACTTTTTAGAGGGCTGCTTCAAGTTGAAAAAGAGAGGGTTTAGGGGAACGCAATCCCTTTCCAGAATCAACGACACGCAATTTTGCTTGCCCCATCATCCCACTAATTTCGAGCCAGTATGGAAAATAAGAAGGATAGGGAGTATTTTCTGAAGGCACGTAGACTTCGATGGTTTTTCCAGAGAGAATGCTTCCATCTTTTGGCCAGTGTGTGCGCCAAGCATCAAAAGATACACCTGTAATCACGTTTCCATCCACTATTAATCGAGGTTCCCAAATGCGTCGTGGACCCGGGGTTCCTATCGCATAACCCCCAATTTTTTTGCGCTCATGTGTGGAAACTAAGTTTAAATGCAAATTCAGGAGCGTTCCTAAAAAATTTTCTGTTGGTGTGGGATCGCACCAGCGATTTTTCGTGAAAGAAAAGCACCTATCAATAGCACCATTCATCAAATTGACTGAATACATTGTCCATGAAGTGTGGCCAGGAGCACCCTCTTGTACCCAAGCACGCCATGAATCCATGCTTTTTGTTTTACTAGCAGGAAGGGAAATTTCTTCAATCGTTAAATACTGCCCTTCTTTACTGTAAATGTGTAAAAGGGAACAGGTTTTGTTTTGCATAGTGACAATAAAATCACCTGCCTCAGCATTTTTAAGATTATCTCTCAAGTAAATGCCTGCCTCGGTATAAGAAAAAATGACGCATAGAAGAGCTAAAAAATAGACAAAACGGGACATTGTTTTTTCCTTAAATAGATGGATTAGAATCCTAACTTTAACAGGTTGTTTAGTTCTTGAGAAAATAATTATGCAGTTTGTTATGGCTATAGAAAATGGATTGTAAAGGGGAGATCTACATGCGTTGCCTAATTGTGCCTCAAGCTTTTAAAGGAACGGCCTCCGCCATGCAAGTGGCGGCGGCAATCCAAGATGGTCTTTTGCGAGCGTTTCCAACGATAGAAAGTCATCTTTTCCCGATTGCGGATGGAGGAGACGGGACACTGGACGCACTTCTATTTGCCCTTGGAGGAAGTGAAAGAACAAGTGTGGTAACTGGAACTTTTGGTGCGCAACAAGAAGTGGTATGGGGTATTGTGGAAGAAGGCCGGGTGGCAATCATCGAGATGGCAAAGGTGTGTGGGCTCGCTAATCTGCCTTTTGAACAGCGAAATCCCATGAATGCGACAACCTTCGGAGTGGGCGAGCTCATTCTTGAAGCTCTAGATCGCGGGATTCGAAAATTTATTGTAGGGATTGGGGGTAGTGCCACACAGGATTGTGGTATGGGAGCTCTTCAGGCATTAGGTGTTTTATTTAAAGACCAAAAGGGGCAATCACTTCCTTTCGGTGGGGGTGCTCTCACTTCTCTAGCTGATCTAGATCTCTCCCATTTGGACTCTCGTCTTAAAAAGGCCTCTTTTATTTTGTTATGTGATGTCTCCACTCCATTTTCAAAATCGGCTAATATGTATGCGGCTCAAAAAGGAGCGACCTCTTGGCAAATAGAGGAATTAAATCGAGGCTTTTTGCATTTTGCAAATATTGTGGAAAAAAAGTTTGATCGTTCAGTTTTAGAGCTCCCCTGTGGAGGGGCGGGAGGCGGTATCGGCATGGCTTTGCATACTTTTTTGAATGGAAAGATGATTCTTGGAACAGATTATATTTTAGATCTTTCTGCATTTGATGAGGCGCTTTATAAAAGCGATTGTGTGATCATTGGGGAAGGAAAATTCGATGAACAAACTTTAGAAAACAAAGGACCGTGGCGTGTTTTGCAGCGTGCCAAAGCAAAAGGGATTCCTGTCTTTGCCATTGTAGGTCAAATACAACAAGGATTCAATCCTCCTTATGCGGAAGGTCTAACGGCCATTTTACCCCTTCATAGTCAAGAGATAATAAATACAGATCGTCTTTCTGATACCTGGTCACATATTGCTTTTGCCGCCGAACAATTGATGCGCATTTATTTGCCAAAGAATTTTAGGGGGGGCCATTAAAAAGGTTTTCTTTTTCCAGCAAACGCGTTATAAATGTCGAGAGGTTTTTCCCTATGAAAACAGATACATCTTCCCTACATATTTATAATCAGTCGATGTCTTTGCTAACAGATCTTTACCAACTCACGATGGGGTATGGGTATTGGAAGGCTGGGCTTGATAAGAAAGAAGCGGTTTTTCACCTTTTTTTTCGTCGACCTCCTTTTCAAGGTGGATTTACAGTTGCTGCTGGACTTGAATATGTCATTGATTACTTAACAAATTTTCGATTTGACCCCTCTGATTTGCAATATCTCGCGTCTCTGAAAAATCCAGATGATGGTCCATTGTTTGAAGAGGAATTTTTTGACTACTTAGCAGATCTCCGGTTTACCTGTTCTTTAGATGCTGTTCCTGAAGGCACGGTTGTTTTTCCTTATGAGCCTTTACTGCGTGTACAAGGCCCTTTGATTATGTGTCAATTGCTAGAGACCCCCTTGTTGAATTTAATTAATTTTTCGACGCTGATTGCAACGAAAGCTGCTCGCATATGCATTGCTGCCAATGGTGAGCCTGTTTTAGAATTTGGCATGCGTCGTGCGCAAGGTGTAGATGGAGCTTTGACAGCAAGTCGTGCTGCCTATATTGGGGGATGTGAGTCAACTTCTAACTTGCTAGCAGGAAAATTATTCGGAATACCAGTTAAAGGAACGCATTCTCATAGCTGGGTGATGGCTTTTGAAGATGAATTAGAAGCTTTTCAAACGTATGCAAAAAGCTTGCCGGGGAATTGCGTATTTTTAGTTGATACTTATGATTCTTTGGAAGGTGTTAAGAATGCGATTGAAGTGGGCAAATGGTTAAAAACGCAAGGAAAAAAACTTTTAGGCGTACGTTTGGATTCCGGAGATTTAGCCTATCTAAGTATCTTAAGTCGTAAATTATTGGATGATGCTGGGTTCACTGAAACAAAGATCTTTGCAAGTAACGAACTGGACGAAACACTGATTTCCGAGTTAAAACGTCAGGGAGCCCAAATCAGTGTATGGGGAGTAGGCACAAATCTTGTCACAGCTAAAGATCAACCCGCACTAGATGGCGTCTATAAACTCTCAGCCATTCGCGATCCAGGGAAAGATTGGCATTACAAGTTAAAACTTTCTGAACAGATGATGAAGATTTCAAATCCCGGTATTTTGCAAGTACGACGTTACAGAACCGAGAAGGAAAATATTGCGGATGCAATCTATGATATTCATTCCGATATGAGACAAGAGTGTCATTTAGTCGATCCTTTTGATTCAACACGTCAAAGGGTCTTAAGTTCTAATCTTCAAAGTGAAGATCTATTAATTCCTGTTTTTAAAGAAGGTCAAAGGGTATACAATTCCCCTTCACTTGACGAGATTCGTAATCGCACACAAGAACAATTGTTGCAGTTTCCTGTTGGGGTTAAGCGTTTTCTTAATCCTCATCAGTATGTGGTTGGGATGGAAAAATCATTGTACGATAAAAAAGTCCGTCTCATCCAAACGATTCGTTCAGAAATGTTTCGTGATTTTTTAATTTCTCCTGAAGGAAACAACCGCAACTAGAATGGGCACTGTGAACGCTTTACTTATCGTTGATATTCAAAATGACTTTTTGCCAGGGGGCGCATTACCCGTTAAAGACGGTGATCAAATTATCCCTGTTATTAATCAGCTCATAGAGCTGCCTTTTAGCACTATTGTGGCTACAAAAGATTGGCATCCACACGATCATCTAAGCTTTGCCGTTCATCATAATAAGTCTGTCGGTGAGCATGTTAAACTTTTAGACATCGATCAAATTCTTTGGCCGGTCCATTGTGTGCAAGGAACGACAGGTGCATGCTTTCCTGACAATTTAGCCTCTCATCGATTTATCCGCATTTTTTATAAAGGAACCGATAAGTCTATCGATAGCTACAGCGCTTTTTTTGATAATGGGTATTTTAAAAGTACAGGTCTGGAAGCTTACCTCAAAGAACGAGGCGTTCAAAATGTTTATGTCGCGGGATTGACCACCGATTACTGTGTTAAATATTCTGCGCTTGATGCCGAAAATCTAGGTTTTCAAGTTTACGTGGTGACGGATGCCTGTAAAGCGGTGAATCTGTCTCCAGGGGATGAAGAGGCGGCTCTTCAGGCAATGAAAGACGCAGGCGTTCGACTCATCAAATTTTCCGAAATCAATTTATCTGAATAGAGAGAGCATATGGCCTTAAAAGTTTACTCTTATCAAAAATGTTCAACATGCCAAAAAGCGCAGAAATTTTTGGATCATGCTCAAATCGCTTATCAAGTGTTGCCCATTAAAGAGCAGCCACCTTCTGTAGAAGAGCTTAAAACGGCTTTAGATTATGTACAGGGTGATCTAAAAAAACTCCTGAATACTTCCGGTGAAGAGTATCGCAAACTCAATTTAAAAGAACGCCTTTCAGAAATGACTCAGGAAGAGATTTTTAAAATGATGTCTCAAAATGGAATGTTAGTTAAGCGACCTTTTGTTTTAGGAAAAGATTTTGTTTTGCTGGGCTTTAAAGAAGAAGCCTGGAAAGCTAAGCTCTTGTAGGTCGTCATGTCATGTTTTCCTGATCCCATTATGCTTCCAGATTCTGTGTTCCAATCGAGGGCACATCGCAATCGAGAGCTTTTACGAGCTGCGAAATGGGGAATTTTAATCCGCTTCGGTATTATTTTATTTGAAGTTTTTGGATTTATCCTTTTTGGAAGTGCGGCTTTGATGATGGATGCCCTCTCCAGTCTTGTGGATGTTGCAGCCACGTTATTTCTTGTGTTCTTTATCAGGTTAGCCGATAAACCACCAGATCGTAACCATCCTTTCGGCCATGGTCGTTATGAACCTTTGGCTGGCTTACAACTGGGAACTTCCATGATTTTGATTGGGGGCGGGATGTTAGTACGCGAAATTTCGCAGCTCGCTCAACCCATTACAGTTGAATATGACATGAATCGTTGGGCATGGATATTTCCTTTTTTGGCAGTTGTTCTTTTAGAGATTTCTTATCGTTTTGTGATGCGCATTGCAAAAAAAGAAAATAGCCCCGCGCTAGCTGCCGACGCAGTACATTACCGTATTGATAGCATTACGAGCCTTATTGCGACGATTGCCTTAATTATCGCAGCATACTTTCCTAATTGGGCGTGGATCATCGATAAATTGGGGGCTGTCATGATTGCGGGATTCATGGTGGTGATCGGACTTTTTGCTGCACGTAACAACATGCATCAGTTGTTAGATCGAATCCCAAGTCCCGATTTTTTCAAACGTGTCCGTTCATCCGCTTTAAAAGTGAATGGTGTGATGGATACAGAAAAAATTCGGATTCAGTTGTACGGACCGGATGCTCAGGTGCATATTGATGTAGAGGTGGATCCCCAGCTTTCTGTTGAAGAGGCCCATAAGATTAGCCAAGAAGTACGTGCTGAAATTCAACGTGATTGGCCCGCAGTCAGAGACGTCATTGTGCACATCGAACCATTCTATCCCAACGATCATCCCGTTTTAATTTAATGGATACTCATATTTTGTCATTATTTTGTGCTTTCCGTACGACTGTTTCCTAAAAATCCGTTCATGCCAATTACCCATGAACGAAACAGTACCGATATTGATGAGAAAGCGTTTGGGATCCGATGAATCATTGTATTAGAAGTCTTGCAACCAAATTAGTATCGACATATTTTCAAGAAAAGCCGAATTTTGTTGATTCCCTACCCCAGAAATTGTTCTCAATATCTTTTCTTGTTTAAATGGCAGGCAGCTTTCAAGTTGTATGTTGGTAAATAAAAATTGGAAAGTGCTAGCAGCGGTTAATTGCGAATGTAAACAAGAGAACGAACGTTCACTATGAAGCTCCTAATTTTTTAGAAGTCTCTATTTGTATTCTTATGAAATATATGCGCTCAAAAGATCGAATGTTTTCTGTGACTTTTACATGTTGTCGAGATGAAGTCCAAGATGTTGGTGGATGTACATCTGAGGGACTTCACATCGACGAATTTATATTAGGTGCAGGTACAGCGGCCTTGCGAAAGAAATGAAAATATCTTACTAAAGTTGGTCGGATTTAATCCAAGAGGTTTTTCACGAGCTTATTTCGACTCACGATGCTTTTCGAATCAAACCAAATGCGCCATAAACCTTTTGCAAAAACGGGATG
This genomic window from Parachlamydia acanthamoebae contains:
- the lepB gene encoding signal peptidase I; this translates as MKQAYAWYKSKGKTLPLNQFTQFESDLQKLDQALLNRDRQEADLYARKLENFCDSHFKKNWLNYGTEFVLALVFALLAATLIRQVWFEPFEIPTGSMRPTFKEQDHVTVSKTAFGINVPLQSAHFLFDPQLVQRSSIFIFAPDNMPITDTETTYFGIFPYKKRYIKRMIGKPGDSLYFYGGKIYLVDQNGKLDEDLLNAPWMEHLEHIPFLRLEGEVKVAAPNQIVFSLMNQPLGRISLSSTGAIRGDIFNGKEWIKDQPLAQKQEHHQLETYSDFFGIRNFAKARLLTKDEVKKLTTIDPNDIGEGILYLELRHTPSLTPPPARQFSPQTPVHLLLNVQTTLIPLDEQHLNTLMENLYTARFIVKDGRGRRLGQPHNTPVSPSFSGIPDGTYEFYYGKGLQVGFGGITSPLPENSPLYDRSSANIQKLFNLGIEMATNYGPLSKNQPDFPNRYAYFRNGDLYVMGAPLFKKDDPILQKFNEREKHREETSSERLPYVAFKDHGPPLKDGKVDVDFIRTFGVTLPAKSYLGLGDNHAMSADSRVFGFIPEDNIQGAPWLIIWPTGDRWGPPPQKPYPFVNFPGSIIWGLALAILGAWYAYHRWSIKRPIFHKLP
- a CDS encoding F-box-like domain-containing protein is translated as MVLNIFSCLNGRQLSSCMLVNKNWKVLAAVNCECKQENERSL
- a CDS encoding glycerate kinase family protein; translation: MRCLIVPQAFKGTASAMQVAAAIQDGLLRAFPTIESHLFPIADGGDGTLDALLFALGGSERTSVVTGTFGAQQEVVWGIVEEGRVAIIEMAKVCGLANLPFEQRNPMNATTFGVGELILEALDRGIRKFIVGIGGSATQDCGMGALQALGVLFKDQKGQSLPFGGGALTSLADLDLSHLDSRLKKASFILLCDVSTPFSKSANMYAAQKGATSWQIEELNRGFLHFANIVEKKFDRSVLELPCGGAGGGIGMALHTFLNGKMILGTDYILDLSAFDEALYKSDCVIIGEGKFDEQTLENKGPWRVLQRAKAKGIPVFAIVGQIQQGFNPPYAEGLTAILPLHSQEIINTDRLSDTWSHIAFAAEQLMRIYLPKNFRGGH
- the pncA gene encoding bifunctional nicotinamidase/pyrazinamidase, with translation MGTVNALLIVDIQNDFLPGGALPVKDGDQIIPVINQLIELPFSTIVATKDWHPHDHLSFAVHHNKSVGEHVKLLDIDQILWPVHCVQGTTGACFPDNLASHRFIRIFYKGTDKSIDSYSAFFDNGYFKSTGLEAYLKERGVQNVYVAGLTTDYCVKYSALDAENLGFQVYVVTDACKAVNLSPGDEEAALQAMKDAGVRLIKFSEINLSE
- a CDS encoding cation diffusion facilitator family transporter, which produces MSCFPDPIMLPDSVFQSRAHRNRELLRAAKWGILIRFGIILFEVFGFILFGSAALMMDALSSLVDVAATLFLVFFIRLADKPPDRNHPFGHGRYEPLAGLQLGTSMILIGGGMLVREISQLAQPITVEYDMNRWAWIFPFLAVVLLEISYRFVMRIAKKENSPALAADAVHYRIDSITSLIATIALIIAAYFPNWAWIIDKLGAVMIAGFMVVIGLFAARNNMHQLLDRIPSPDFFKRVRSSALKVNGVMDTEKIRIQLYGPDAQVHIDVEVDPQLSVEEAHKISQEVRAEIQRDWPAVRDVIVHIEPFYPNDHPVLI
- a CDS encoding arsenate reductase family protein; the protein is MALKVYSYQKCSTCQKAQKFLDHAQIAYQVLPIKEQPPSVEELKTALDYVQGDLKKLLNTSGEEYRKLNLKERLSEMTQEEIFKMMSQNGMLVKRPFVLGKDFVLLGFKEEAWKAKLL
- a CDS encoding nicotinate phosphoribosyltransferase, producing MKTDTSSLHIYNQSMSLLTDLYQLTMGYGYWKAGLDKKEAVFHLFFRRPPFQGGFTVAAGLEYVIDYLTNFRFDPSDLQYLASLKNPDDGPLFEEEFFDYLADLRFTCSLDAVPEGTVVFPYEPLLRVQGPLIMCQLLETPLLNLINFSTLIATKAARICIAANGEPVLEFGMRRAQGVDGALTASRAAYIGGCESTSNLLAGKLFGIPVKGTHSHSWVMAFEDELEAFQTYAKSLPGNCVFLVDTYDSLEGVKNAIEVGKWLKTQGKKLLGVRLDSGDLAYLSILSRKLLDDAGFTETKIFASNELDETLISELKRQGAQISVWGVGTNLVTAKDQPALDGVYKLSAIRDPGKDWHYKLKLSEQMMKISNPGILQVRRYRTEKENIADAIYDIHSDMRQECHLVDPFDSTRQRVLSSNLQSEDLLIPVFKEGQRVYNSPSLDEIRNRTQEQLLQFPVGVKRFLNPHQYVVGMEKSLYDKKVRLIQTIRSEMFRDFLISPEGNNRN